The DNA sequence ATACCATTGATTATGAAGACTTGGAATTGATTTTGCAAAATTACTAATTTCATAGTGATGGTAGCCATGTTGAGCCAACATCTCTATAACGATTTCATACATGTTTGCTTCAATTTCATTATCTGTTAATTTTAACTGATCTTTCATATAAGCTAAATACAACTGCGTATGCTCCTCAACAATTAAAGAATACGCTGAAATATGTTCCACATCAAGAGCAATTGCCTTCTTTAAATCTTCTTTTAACTGTTCAATGGTCTGTCCAGGAATGGCATAAATCAAATCTAAATTAATATTATACATTCCATGAGCCTTTAATGTCGCAACCGCTTGTTCTACATGTTGACTCCCATGTTGGCGGCCAATTCGTTTCAGCAGTGTTTCATGAAAGGTTTGAACGCCCAAACTGAAGCGGGAAATTTGTTGTGAAAGTAAGTATTCCACCTTTTCTTCCGTTAAGTTCTCTGGATTGGCTTCAATACTAAATTCGACGATTTGTTCCATTTTAATCGCTTCATGTAAATAGTCAAATAACGGCTGAATTTGCTCGACGCTTAAAGCTGTGGGCGTTCCTCCTCCGATATAAATCGATTGAAGCTCGTCAAATCCGACCTGTTGCTCATAATACTTTAGCTCTTGTAGGAGTGCTTGAATGTATTCCTCATGACGTTGTCCCTTCGTGATTAACTTAGGAAAATCACAATACGTACAAATATGATCACAAAATGGAATATGTATATATAATCCTTTCGCCATATGACACCTCTATAGACGTTCAATGACATTTAAATTTAAGCGTTTCGCCATGTCACGGGCCATTTGCATATACTCATCATTTAGATAAGCCGGATTATGACAATCTGAATTAACAATCACTTTTACGGTTGGGAATTCATTCGCAATAATTGACCAGAATTTTTCAGATGGATACGGATAACGAACCCCATCTTGATACGTTTGCTTCCCACGCCTTAATCCATTAGCGTTCACTTCTAAAATGACATCATTATCTAATGCCGCTTGTGCAATTTGGCGTGTGGCTGCTTCACAAGCCTCATCCCAACGTGGATAAAGAGTCATAAAAACGTCAGGATGTGCTAAAATTGCAAATAACTTTGTTGCCAGTGCCTCTTCAATACACGATGCATACACGTTTAATTGTTCAGGTTTTGTGAAATGGAAGGCATCTTTGAATTTACCATCAATTTCAATATAGTGTTGCGCTAAAATTAAATAATCGGTTTGTTGTTTTAATTCCGTCATATAATCATGAAGGTGTGGAAAATATTCACACTCTAAGGCTTTTAAAACTTTAATTTGTGGATATTTTTTCTGAGCTTGTTCAATATCTTTAAAATATGTTGCTAACTCAGAGTAATCCATACGACGTGTTCCCATCTGAGGGAAATTTTGATGTGGCGTGTGACAACTCATTCCAATTTCAGCGTAATTATGCTTAACTGCTTCTTTAACATAAGCCTCAACATCACCTTTGGCATGTTTACAACGATCATGATGCGTATGATAATTCGTTAATAACATATTTCTCACCTCTTTATTATGATTCTTTTTTAGTTTATCTTAAACATTCCAAACAATAAATGAACTTGCTTAGTTTTTACTCCCTATTAATAGAAAAAGAGAGGTCTTTGCCCTCTCTTAATCTTCGTCCATTGATAATACAGCCATGAATGCCTCTTGTGGAACCTCAACTGATCCAACAGACTTCATACGTTTCTTACCTTCTTTTTGTTTTTCAAGTAATTTACGTTTACGTGAAATGTCTCCTCCGTAACATTTAGCTAAGACGTTTTTACGTAAGGCCTTAATCGTTGAACGGGCGATGATTTTCCCACCAATCGCAGCTTGAATTGGAACCTCGAACTGTTGTCTTGGGATAATTTCTTTTAACTTTTCAGTGATCACTTTACCACGTGAATAGGCAAAATCTTTATGAACAATTAAACTTAACGCATCGACAATTTCACCATTTAATAAGATATCCATCTTCACAAGTTTTGATGGCTTGTATCCAATTAACTCATAATCAAATGATGCATATCCTTTTGTTGATGATTTTAATTGGTCAAAGAAGTCATAAACGATTTCTCCAAGTGGAATTTCATAGTTAACATGAACACGTGTTTCATCTAAATATTGCATATCGATGAAGACACCACGTTTTTTCTGACATAATTCCATGATAGCTCCAACATAATCATTTGGTGTCATGATTGATGCCTTAACATAAGGTTCTTCAATTGATTTGATGGTCTGTGGTTCAGGCATTTGTGATGGGTTATCGACAATTAACTGCGTTCCGTCTGTTAAGTAAACATGATAGATTACCGACGGTGCTGTTGCGATTAAGTCAATGTTAAACTCACGTTCAATACGTTCTTGAATCACATCCATGTGTAATAATCCTAAGAATCCAGTACGGAATCCGAATCCTAAGGCTTGTGATGTTTCAGGCTCGAATTGTAATGATGAGTCATTTAAAACTAATTTTTCTAATGCATCACGTAAATCGTTATAACGAGCAGCATCAATCGGATATAATCCACAGAAAACCATTGGGTTTAATTTACGGTACCCTGGTAATGGTTCTTCCGCTGGATTATCTACTGATGTAATCGTATCCCCCACGCGAACCGTCTTCACATCTTTAATTGACGCTGTCACGAATCCTACATCACCAACACTTAAATAGTCGACTACTTTTTCATGTGGTGTGTGAACTCCAACTTCAACGACTTCGTATTCAGCACCTGTTGCCATCATACGAATGATTTGACCTTTTTTCATCGTTCCATTTACCACACGGATTGAAGCAATAATTCCACGATATTGATCATAAACTGAGTCGAAAATTAAGGCCTGAAGTGGTGCATCAGGATCTCCTGTTGGTGCTGGGACTTTTTCAACAACTTGTTCTAAAATTTCTTCAATTCCGATTCCCGCTTTAGCAGAAGCTAACACAGCATCATCAGCTGGTAATCCGATGATATCTTCTACTTCTTGCTTCACACGATCTGGATCGGCACTTGGTAAATCAATTTTATTGACTAAAGGTAAAATTTCTAAATCATTATCTAAGGCTAAATAAACATTCGCTAAGGTTTGGGCTTCAATTCCCTGTGCCGCATCGACCACTAATACGGCTCCTTCACAAGCAGCTAGTGAACGTGATACCTCATACGTAAAATCGACGTGTCCTGGGGTATCAATTAAATGTAAAATATACTCATTTCCATCTTTAGCTTTATATGTCAACTGCACGGCATTTAACTTAATCGTAATTCCGCGCTCACGCTCAAGTTCCATTGAGTCTAACAGCTGATTTTTCATCTCACGTTTTTCCAACGCATTCGTTCGCTCTAAGATACGATCCGAAAGTGTTGTTTTCCCATGATCGATGTGGGCTATAATTGAAAAGTTGCGAATTCGTTTTTGTCGCTCTTTGATTTGTTCGCTATTAATCGCACTCACAAAGCTCACTCCATTTCGGTAAAATAATATCCACTCTATTTTACTTTAAATTTACTTATCTCACAAGAAAAATTTGTGGAATCTCTTGTTTTTATCATGATTTAGCCATTTTTATGACCTCTTTATTTTGGAGATAAGAAGCCATACAAAAAGACTATTGCCCCAAATACTCACTCGGTCAATAGTCTTATGTTATCCCATTTTTTATATTAAATGAAATTCAACTCTTATTCACTGATTAGTTGATCAAAAAATCTAACCACTGTACGCAAAACCTCACGCACAATGGTTTTTAATACATCTGCGATGTCTTGTCCTAATTTAGAGATATTATTGTGACTAACCCCACTCACTTTGTTTAATGCGGATGTCGTAGGTGAAGGTTGACTTGAAGTTTGAGTAATGGGTTTACTACTGTTCATTTGGCTGGTTTGCACGGTCTGACTATAGGGAATAAACGTATTTTCTTCGTCTTTTAAACTCGCTTCGTATTGCTCAATTTGTTCATTTAAAAATGTTGAGGCTTGCGCTGTCGATTGAATTTTCAAGTCTTCAACGTGAAGACTATACGACATCCCTAGCATAAAACAAGAAATGGCTATGATGATTAGCCCCCCTTTTTTCATAAGCACTCCCCCATCATTCATGCGCTTTAATATACGTTGTTAAAACATCTGCCACTGCCTGGGCTGAATTAGTGACTTCTTCATAAGTGTTATAATCACTTCCCACCTCAATTAAAATCATCGTCGTGGCAAAATCTTGATTATAAACGCCGTTATAGCCAACCCCGCCGTTTTCACGAATCCCTCGCGATAATCCAGGATACTTTTCGCTCAATAAGGCTTCCAACTCTTGAATAATTTTTTGATTTTCTTTATATCGCTCATTATCAGTTCCTAACACAAACATCACTTTGGCATACGGTTTCCCATCAATCGTTGTCACAGATTTCTCATAACTAATCGAATCCCGATGAAAGTCAATAAAATAGCGTAATGTCTCATGTTGACTCGCCGTATCCTCTAAATACATTCGTGATGCCTTATAAGATAATGAATAATGCCACTTATTTTTACTCACAACCTCTGCCGCTGAACGAGATTCAACTAATGTATTTATATTTTGACTTTGTAACTGCTCAGCTACCATGTAAGATAAATCAACCACACTAACTGGCCGACCTAACTGCTCATTCACAGCTCCACCTTCATATAGTTCACCGTCATGAGAATTAAAGATATAAACCAACGGATCGGTTGTGATTACTTCTTGCATCGGTTCGACATCTAACTCCTCACTAACATATGTATATTTATAATCTTGTGGTGGCGTTGCTGCTGTTGCACTTTGACTCGGTGCCTTCATATTAATAAAAGCAAACCCATCATTGATAAAGGAGCAAAGTTGATTCAAGTCCAGTGAAGTCATGAT is a window from the Turicibacter bilis genome containing:
- the hemW gene encoding radical SAM family heme chaperone HemW, which gives rise to MAKGLYIHIPFCDHICTYCDFPKLITKGQRHEEYIQALLQELKYYEQQVGFDELQSIYIGGGTPTALSVEQIQPLFDYLHEAIKMEQIVEFSIEANPENLTEEKVEYLLSQQISRFSLGVQTFHETLLKRIGRQHGSQHVEQAVATLKAHGMYNINLDLIYAIPGQTIEQLKEDLKKAIALDVEHISAYSLIVEEHTQLYLAYMKDQLKLTDNEIEANMYEIVIEMLAQHGYHHYEISNFAKSIPSLHNQWYWKNEEYIGTGLGAHGYVEGTRYQNTRSINTYIESLKKQELPVIESSVLSKEEKIEEEMFLGLRLMEGINLEQISKKYSVNVEAIYQEALEKLIQAHDLERVGNQIRLTRQGLLMANDVFEQFLLSI
- a CDS encoding histidinol-phosphatase: MLLTNYHTHHDRCKHAKGDVEAYVKEAVKHNYAEIGMSCHTPHQNFPQMGTRRMDYSELATYFKDIEQAQKKYPQIKVLKALECEYFPHLHDYMTELKQQTDYLILAQHYIEIDGKFKDAFHFTKPEQLNVYASCIEEALATKLFAILAHPDVFMTLYPRWDEACEAATRQIAQAALDNDVILEVNANGLRRGKQTYQDGVRYPYPSEKFWSIIANEFPTVKVIVNSDCHNPAYLNDEYMQMARDMAKRLNLNVIERL
- the lepA gene encoding translation elongation factor 4, whose protein sequence is MSAINSEQIKERQKRIRNFSIIAHIDHGKTTLSDRILERTNALEKREMKNQLLDSMELERERGITIKLNAVQLTYKAKDGNEYILHLIDTPGHVDFTYEVSRSLAACEGAVLVVDAAQGIEAQTLANVYLALDNDLEILPLVNKIDLPSADPDRVKQEVEDIIGLPADDAVLASAKAGIGIEEILEQVVEKVPAPTGDPDAPLQALIFDSVYDQYRGIIASIRVVNGTMKKGQIIRMMATGAEYEVVEVGVHTPHEKVVDYLSVGDVGFVTASIKDVKTVRVGDTITSVDNPAEEPLPGYRKLNPMVFCGLYPIDAARYNDLRDALEKLVLNDSSLQFEPETSQALGFGFRTGFLGLLHMDVIQERIEREFNIDLIATAPSVIYHVYLTDGTQLIVDNPSQMPEPQTIKSIEEPYVKASIMTPNDYVGAIMELCQKKRGVFIDMQYLDETRVHVNYEIPLGEIVYDFFDQLKSSTKGYASFDYELIGYKPSKLVKMDILLNGEIVDALSLIVHKDFAYSRGKVITEKLKEIIPRQQFEVPIQAAIGGKIIARSTIKALRKNVLAKCYGGDISRKRKLLEKQKEGKKRMKSVGSVEVPQEAFMAVLSMDED
- the spoIIP gene encoding stage II sporulation protein P translates to MNRKQRLRRKKWKKKLNKLTPYIIILGFVLTLCFTQFFQLLYVNQKEAYDKHVKQETILSSIFDFSTAGDIVDVVMNLQKYFAEIMTSLDLNQLCSFINDGFAFINMKAPSQSATAATPPQDYKYTYVSEELDVEPMQEVITTDPLVYIFNSHDGELYEGGAVNEQLGRPVSVVDLSYMVAEQLQSQNINTLVESRSAAEVVSKNKWHYSLSYKASRMYLEDTASQHETLRYFIDFHRDSISYEKSVTTIDGKPYAKVMFVLGTDNERYKENQKIIQELEALLSEKYPGLSRGIRENGGVGYNGVYNQDFATTMILIEVGSDYNTYEEVTNSAQAVADVLTTYIKAHE